One genomic window of Anaerofustis stercorihominis DSM 17244 includes the following:
- a CDS encoding sensor histidine kinase, with translation MRPDPNKILEKIKTENINNNYGKLKIFFGYAAGVGKTYSMLEAAHKAIDNGKDVIIGYIEHHARPETMALTNGIEHLDNKETKYNGIVLKEFDLDAALKRNPEIILVDELAHTNAEGSRHVKRYQDIEELLKAGINVYTTVNVQHIESLNDIVASITGVEVRERIPDRIFDLAYQVELVDIEPADLIDRLNKGKIYREDRAVTALDNFFTVDNLTALREIALRRCADRVNKISEKIKNPLKKASPVNEHILICLSSSPSNKKVIRTAARMADAFKGTFTALYVETSEAKEINKEDEKRLNENFKLAEQLGANITTVYGDDIVFQIAEFARLSNVSKIIIGRSGNKKGFFSSNTSFANRLSSIYPNLDIYIIPDSDIKSKRNVKNIIDKNQVNISFIDSFKSIIILLLCTLLGFIFYTLGFSEANIITVYILGVLGTAVITPKKIYPIVSSFFSVLIFNFFFTVPRFTLDAYDKGYPVTFLIMFIAAFVTGTLTSRIKEQAKQSVRVAYRTTVLLETNQKLQQVKSKEEIIEETGKQILKLFDKTTIIYLSLYDRLLEPQIFMADKNEDIREYINANEQAVALWVYKNNKHAGASTNTLNGAKCYYLSIRGKEGIYGVVGVKIDKNEEFSMFDRSLLISMVNECGAILENNYLEEKNEKALLEAKQEKLRANLLRSISHDLRTPLTSISGNASVLLKDFDSLDNNKKHELYEDMYDDSMWLINLVENLLSVTRIEDGSMNLNIEPELLSEVIGEALKHINRKSVEHNIKVENNDELIMAKMDSRLIMQVIINIVDNAIKYTPEGSDITIKVNKKNGYVYTSIIDNGKGISDEGKKNLFKMFYTGGNIADSRRGLGLGLYLCKTIVNAHGGELMVKDNTPKGTIFTFSLKAQEVTLHE, from the coding sequence ATGAGACCTGATCCGAATAAAATTTTAGAGAAAATCAAGACAGAAAATATAAATAACAATTACGGTAAACTAAAGATATTTTTTGGCTATGCTGCTGGAGTTGGTAAAACATATTCAATGCTTGAGGCTGCTCATAAAGCAATCGATAATGGGAAAGATGTCATTATTGGATATATTGAGCATCATGCTCGTCCCGAAACCATGGCTCTTACAAATGGTATAGAACATTTAGATAATAAAGAAACAAAGTATAATGGCATTGTTCTTAAAGAGTTTGATTTGGATGCTGCTCTTAAAAGAAATCCTGAGATAATACTTGTAGATGAGCTTGCCCATACCAATGCTGAAGGTTCCAGACATGTAAAGAGATATCAGGATATTGAAGAATTACTGAAAGCAGGAATAAATGTATATACCACTGTAAATGTTCAGCATATCGAAAGTCTAAATGATATAGTTGCTTCGATTACAGGAGTAGAAGTAAGGGAAAGGATACCGGACAGAATATTTGACCTTGCTTATCAGGTGGAGCTTGTTGATATTGAGCCTGCGGACCTAATAGACAGGCTCAATAAAGGCAAGATTTACAGAGAGGACAGAGCTGTTACCGCACTGGATAATTTCTTTACCGTAGATAACCTTACCGCACTTAGAGAAATTGCTTTAAGGAGATGTGCGGATAGGGTAAATAAAATATCGGAAAAGATAAAAAATCCTTTAAAAAAGGCTTCTCCTGTCAATGAACATATTCTAATCTGTTTATCTTCGTCTCCAAGCAATAAAAAAGTAATCAGAACTGCCGCTCGTATGGCAGATGCTTTTAAAGGAACATTTACCGCACTATATGTAGAGACTTCCGAAGCAAAAGAAATAAATAAGGAAGATGAAAAAAGATTAAACGAAAATTTTAAGTTGGCAGAACAGCTTGGTGCAAATATAACAACAGTATATGGAGATGATATAGTTTTTCAGATTGCAGAGTTTGCAAGGCTGTCAAATGTTTCTAAAATAATTATTGGAAGAAGCGGGAATAAAAAAGGATTTTTTTCTTCTAATACTTCTTTTGCAAATAGGTTATCTTCCATATATCCTAATTTGGATATTTATATTATTCCCGACAGTGATATAAAGAGCAAAAGAAATGTAAAAAATATCATTGATAAAAATCAAGTAAATATTAGTTTCATTGATTCATTTAAGTCTATTATTATTCTGCTATTATGTACTTTACTTGGTTTTATTTTCTATACACTTGGTTTTAGTGAAGCAAATATAATAACGGTATATATTTTGGGTGTACTTGGAACTGCAGTAATAACTCCTAAGAAAATATATCCAATCGTTTCTTCTTTTTTTAGTGTTTTGATATTTAATTTCTTTTTTACTGTACCGAGATTTACTTTGGATGCATACGACAAAGGATATCCGGTAACCTTTTTAATAATGTTCATAGCAGCATTTGTTACGGGAACACTTACTTCCAGAATAAAAGAGCAAGCAAAGCAGTCGGTAAGAGTTGCATATAGGACAACAGTTCTTCTTGAAACAAACCAAAAATTACAGCAAGTAAAGAGTAAAGAAGAAATAATTGAGGAAACGGGAAAACAGATACTTAAGTTGTTTGATAAAACTACTATTATATATTTATCATTATATGATAGATTATTGGAACCTCAAATATTTATGGCGGATAAAAATGAAGATATAAGGGAATATATAAATGCCAATGAACAAGCTGTTGCTCTCTGGGTATATAAAAATAACAAACATGCCGGAGCTTCCACCAATACTCTGAACGGAGCAAAATGTTATTATTTGTCCATAAGAGGTAAAGAAGGGATTTATGGTGTCGTAGGTGTTAAAATAGATAAAAATGAGGAATTTAGTATGTTTGACAGAAGCCTTCTAATTTCAATGGTGAATGAATGCGGTGCTATACTTGAAAACAATTATCTGGAAGAAAAGAATGAAAAAGCATTATTGGAAGCAAAGCAGGAAAAACTTAGAGCTAACTTGTTACGCTCAATATCACATGATTTAAGGACACCGCTTACAAGCATATCAGGAAATGCCTCGGTATTATTAAAAGATTTTGACAGTCTCGATAATAATAAGAAGCATGAACTATACGAAGATATGTATGATGATTCCATGTGGCTTATAAACCTTGTAGAAAACCTTCTTTCGGTTACTAGGATTGAAGATGGAAGCATGAATTTGAATATAGAGCCTGAACTTTTGAGTGAAGTCATAGGTGAAGCACTTAAACATATCAATAGGAAAAGTGTTGAGCATAATATAAAAGTAGAAAATAATGATGAATTAATAATGGCAAAAATGGATTCCAGACTTATCATGCAGGTTATAATAAATATCGTAGACAATGCAATAAAATATACTCCTGAAGGTTCGGATATTACAATAAAGGTTAATAAAAAAAATGGTTACGTTTATACCAGTATAATTGATAATGGGAAGGGAATAAGTGATGAAGGAAAGAAAAATTTATTTAAAATGTTTTATACAGGTGGAAATATAGCAGACAGCAGAAGAGGTTTGGGACTTGGATTATATCTTTGTAAAACAATAGTAAATGCACACGGCGGAGAACTGATGGTTAAAGATAATACTCCGAAGGGTACTATATTTACATTTTCATTAAAAGCACAGGAGGTCACATTACATGAATAG
- a CDS encoding response regulator, with protein sequence MNRLILVVEDDNAVKNLISTTLESKEYKFHTAKNGKQALDEAISRKPDVILLDLGLPDMDGVDIIKKIRGWSNMPIIVVSARSEDKDKIDALDAGADDYLTKPFSVDELLARLRVAFRRLDYQNSNYNKNESPIFINGGLKIDYESGCVFVDDKEVHLTPNEYKLICLLSKNVGKVLTHKYILNEIWGTAFDSDVASLRVYMATLRKKIENDSEHPIYIQTHIGVGYRMLRIENK encoded by the coding sequence ATGAATAGATTAATATTAGTTGTGGAAGATGATAATGCAGTAAAAAACTTAATATCTACTACTTTAGAAAGTAAAGAATATAAATTTCATACTGCCAAAAACGGCAAACAGGCGCTGGATGAGGCAATCAGCAGAAAGCCTGATGTTATACTATTAGATTTGGGACTTCCTGATATGGATGGAGTTGATATAATAAAAAAAATCAGAGGTTGGTCTAATATGCCCATAATTGTAGTTAGTGCAAGGAGTGAGGATAAAGATAAAATAGATGCTTTGGATGCGGGTGCGGATGATTATCTAACTAAACCTTTCAGCGTGGATGAACTATTAGCAAGATTAAGGGTTGCATTTAGAAGACTTGATTATCAAAATAGTAATTATAATAAGAATGAAAGTCCTATATTTATTAATGGAGGACTTAAAATAGATTATGAAAGCGGATGTGTTTTTGTAGATGATAAAGAAGTGCATTTAACTCCTAATGAATATAAGTTGATTTGTCTATTAAGTAAAAATGTTGGTAAGGTACTTACTCACAAATATATTTTAAATGAAATATGGGGTACGGCTTTTGACAGTGACGTTGCTTCCCTAAGAGTATATATGGCAACTCTTAGAAAAAAGATAGAAAATGACAGTGAACATCCTATTTATATACAAACACATATTGGTGTTGGATATAGAATGCTTAGGATAGAAAATAAATAA